One window of the Streptobacillus felis genome contains the following:
- a CDS encoding HipA domain-containing protein encodes MIKDFNNIVKNYLVYGGNAGFKLGFINESNENWFLKFPKTTKNMINVDMSYNTSPLSEYIGSHIYEILGFNVHKTELGVYKDKIVVACKDFIEGNRFEEFKNFQNNFSDNFSIDLEEFQSKNRREYELDIEELYIIINDNNIESIKELKNRFWDMFVVDMFINNNDRHSGNFGFIYNNKIELAPIYDNGNSFFSKHSDNKKKIILEDNQMKNSIINTGQTPYTYKDKKIDSVKSILKAEIKLGDINNEINIDLRNAIIRNTIKIENNINKIKEFINNIPEQHQGKEIISKLTKEFYNVFLENRLEKLILGKEKAIEINNSINKWNKNKKIEYRDI; translated from the coding sequence ATGATAAAAGATTTTAATAATATTGTTAAAAATTATTTAGTATATGGTGGTAACGCTGGATTTAAATTAGGATTTATTAATGAAAGTAATGAGAACTGGTTTTTAAAGTTTCCTAAAACAACTAAAAATATGATTAATGTTGATATGTCATATAATACGTCACCACTATCTGAATATATTGGATCACATATTTATGAAATATTAGGTTTTAATGTTCACAAAACTGAATTAGGTGTATATAAAGATAAAATTGTTGTTGCTTGTAAAGATTTTATAGAAGGAAATAGATTTGAAGAATTTAAAAATTTTCAAAATAATTTTTCAGATAATTTCAGTATAGATTTAGAAGAATTTCAATCAAAAAATAGAAGAGAATATGAATTAGATATTGAGGAATTATATATAATAATTAATGATAATAATATAGAATCAATAAAAGAATTAAAAAATAGATTTTGGGATATGTTTGTAGTAGATATGTTTATAAATAATAATGATAGACATTCTGGTAATTTTGGTTTTATTTATAATAATAAGATAGAATTAGCACCTATTTATGATAATGGAAATTCATTTTTTAGTAAACATTCTGATAATAAAAAAAAGATAATATTAGAAGATAATCAAATGAAAAATTCTATTATTAATACTGGACAAACACCATATACATATAAAGATAAAAAAATAGATTCAGTAAAATCAATTCTAAAAGCTGAAATAAAGTTAGGTGACATAAATAATGAAATAAATATTGATTTAAGAAATGCAATAATTAGAAATACAATAAAAATTGAAAATAATATTAATAAAATAAAGGAATTTATAAATAACATACCTGAACAGCATCAAGGCAAAGAAATAATTTCTAAATTAACAAAAGAATTTTATAATGTATTTCTTGAAAATAGATTAGAAAAATTAATATTAGGTAAGGAAAAGGCAATTGAAATAAATAACAGTATAAATAAATGGAATAAAAATAAAAAAATTGAATATAGAGATATATAA
- a CDS encoding HipA domain-containing protein has product MIDFQKAEINLYRVFDGANGNKISIYYDERLYMLKFPSYHPKENFDTKSTINEHISCLIAKELGLNSQNTLLGMYNDKIVVACEDFQISGYKLVNFTSIKNSIVDSEKMGKGLNLNSILYTIENQKYVNKNKLKEFFWDTFILDSLIANGDRHNGNWGLLINETDKLCKIAPIYDCGSSFHSHLNDEEMLNIIENDKNTLNNLVMGKPNSAIKINNKQINYYNFLTTTDNQDCLESLVKITKKIDLTKIGKLIDEIEYMTDIHKKFIKTILHERKTKILDKALILNNNISKWTNKENIDKNLYR; this is encoded by the coding sequence ATGATTGATTTTCAAAAAGCTGAAATAAATTTATATAGGGTATTTGATGGTGCTAATGGTAATAAAATTTCTATATATTATGATGAAAGATTATATATGTTAAAATTTCCAAGTTATCATCCTAAAGAAAATTTTGATACAAAATCTACAATTAACGAACATATTTCTTGTTTAATAGCTAAAGAACTTGGCTTAAATAGTCAAAATACATTATTAGGAATGTATAATGATAAAATTGTTGTTGCATGCGAAGATTTTCAAATTAGTGGATATAAATTAGTTAATTTTACTTCTATTAAAAATAGTATAGTAGATAGTGAAAAAATGGGTAAAGGTTTAAATTTAAATTCAATTTTATATACAATCGAAAACCAAAAATATGTTAATAAAAATAAATTAAAAGAATTTTTCTGGGATACATTTATTCTTGATTCATTAATTGCAAATGGTGACAGACATAATGGAAATTGGGGATTATTAATTAATGAAACAGATAAATTATGTAAAATAGCACCTATTTATGATTGTGGATCATCATTTCATTCTCATTTAAATGATGAAGAAATGTTAAATATTATAGAAAATGATAAAAATACTCTTAATAATTTAGTAATGGGAAAACCAAATTCAGCAATTAAAATAAATAATAAACAAATTAATTATTATAATTTCTTAACTACTACTGATAATCAAGACTGTTTAGAATCTTTAGTAAAAATAACTAAAAAAATAGATTTAACTAAAATTGGAAAATTAATTGATGAAATTGAATATATGACTGACATTCATAAAAAGTTTATTAAAACTATCTTACATGAAAGAAAAACTAAAATTTTAGATAAAGCACTTATTCTAAATAATAATATCTCTAAATGGACTAATAAAGAAAATATTGATAAAAATTTATATAGATAG
- a CDS encoding nucleotidyl transferase AbiEii/AbiGii toxin family protein, which translates to MEIWKTKRIEIMKEILNIIGENYILKGGTALMLYYGLDRFSEDIDLDSKTNNLNILSKLENYSKKNNKNWKFNIKKNTDTVFRIMLDYGEKNEKGLYPLKIEISNRNKNLIINNVLNYTIINGVNVYNLEEILSMKTRAFNNRDKIRDFYDISFYIEKEPIKFNENDLLNIKEKLDYTDMEVFEKLLNNEFKENNLKDIDAEKIIINTYEKVEELILENKRNKWNKKDNNISDRDKTSR; encoded by the coding sequence ATGGAAATATGGAAAACTAAAAGAATTGAAATAATGAAAGAAATTTTAAACATTATAGGAGAGAATTATATACTAAAAGGTGGTACTGCATTAATGCTATATTATGGTTTAGATAGATTTTCTGAAGATATTGATCTTGATTCTAAAACTAATAATTTAAATATTTTATCAAAATTAGAAAATTATTCAAAAAAGAATAATAAAAATTGGAAATTTAATATAAAAAAAAATACTGATACAGTATTTAGAATAATGTTAGATTATGGAGAAAAAAATGAAAAAGGATTATATCCTTTAAAAATTGAAATATCAAATAGAAATAAAAATTTAATAATTAATAATGTTTTGAATTATACGATAATTAACGGTGTTAATGTATATAATTTAGAAGAAATATTATCTATGAAAACAAGAGCTTTTAATAACAGAGATAAAATAAGAGACTTTTATGATATTTCATTTTATATAGAAAAAGAACCTATTAAATTTAATGAAAATGATTTATTAAATATAAAAGAAAAACTAGATTATACAGATATGGAAGTTTTTGAAAAATTATTAAATAATGAATTTAAAGAAAATAATTTAAAAGATATTGATGCAGAAAAGATAATTATTAATACTTATGAAAAAGTTGAAGAACTTATATTAGAAAATAAAAGAAATAAATGGAATAAAAAAGATAATAATATATCTGATAGAGATAAAACTAGTAGATAA
- a CDS encoding HipA domain-containing protein, whose translation MKRIIFTDCKIDYTRAYGGANGNKIGIIYNNENYMLKFPPKPTINKAISYTNSCISEHISCKILNEIGMNAQKTLLGEYGNKIVVACKDFTEYNKRFFDFASLKNTIIESEQEGYGTELNDILETIENQKIINKDNLKEFFWDMFIIDAFLGNFDRHNGNWGFLIDEDKNISIAPIYDCGSCLFPQNDDKQMEESLKDLQKMEDRLYSYPQSVIKINNIKINYYNFLTTTDNQDCLKSLNKISKKIDLIKIGKLIDETEYISDTHKKFIKTILHERKTKILDTSLTLNPNFSKWKSKQQNHKNIYDRDETGR comes from the coding sequence ATGAAAAGAATAATATTCACTGATTGTAAAATTGATTATACAAGGGCATATGGTGGGGCTAATGGTAATAAAATTGGAATCATATATAATAATGAAAATTATATGTTAAAATTTCCACCTAAACCAACAATTAATAAAGCAATTAGTTACACAAATAGTTGTATTAGCGAACATATATCATGTAAAATTTTAAATGAAATTGGAATGAATGCACAAAAAACATTATTAGGAGAATATGGTAATAAAATTGTTGTTGCTTGCAAAGATTTTACAGAATATAACAAAAGATTTTTTGATTTTGCTTCATTAAAAAATACAATAATTGAAAGTGAACAAGAAGGTTATGGAACAGAATTAAATGATATATTAGAAACAATAGAAAATCAAAAAATAATAAATAAAGATAATCTAAAAGAATTTTTCTGGGATATGTTTATTATTGATGCTTTTTTAGGTAATTTTGATAGACATAATGGAAACTGGGGATTTTTAATTGATGAGGATAAAAATATTTCTATTGCACCAATATACGATTGTGGATCTTGTTTATTTCCTCAAAATGATGATAAACAAATGGAAGAATCTTTAAAAGATTTACAAAAGATGGAAGATAGATTATATTCATATCCACAGTCAGTAATAAAGATAAATAATATAAAAATAAATTATTATAATTTCTTAACTACTACTGATAATCAAGACTGTTTAAAATCATTAAATAAAATTTCTAAGAAGATAGATTTAATTAAAATAGGAAAGCTAATTGATGAAACAGAATATATAAGTGATACTCATAAAAAATTTATTAAAACAATTTTACATGAAAGAAAAACTAAAATTTTAGATACATCACTCACTTTAAATCCTAATTTTTCTAAATGGAAGAGTAAACAACAAAATCATAAAAATATATATGATAGAGATGAAACTGGCAGATAA
- a CDS encoding MobA/MobL family protein, with translation MAIYRLRAKAGKDVLPHLSYINGEDKYKNKKDHIEFIETKNLPEIFESVKDFWNTALQYERKNANIYREFEITLPKEFNKEKNKEILDRFLDKTFGKDYVYNYSIHNPNGNQPHAHVMFNERKLDGIKREKENFFKRYIPEYPEKGGAKKNSELKNKTYLKNIRKNWEEHLNLYLESSGIEKISSKTLKKQREESINEGNLIKAEILDREPVHFKQNLKYKKKKNKDAYDLYERIKRDEYIKEKQIKDEADRVYKINFLNEKFEEKKEEFKNYSFEKLLEEKEKVEIDIFKLSKKMLDKTLESEALNQLTNGQSNKNKNEKNHLFKMIKKDKNNRNKYKKRINEINKEMDTYKDIFKEKLIDLKLKLKAKYMKPFKYKMIEKGIVDELFMQRLKQEKYKNQDNINLYKAYFERKNLRDEKLKELKKIESNKQEIKKFVKSKDYKSAKYFQSINSNLYKNIRSLDRISKKFNRDIRVQHQILKHGEFILDEYKNILENEELEIERER, from the coding sequence ATGGCAATTTATAGATTAAGAGCAAAAGCAGGTAAAGATGTATTACCTCATTTAAGTTATATAAATGGAGAAGATAAATATAAAAATAAAAAAGATCATATTGAATTTATTGAGACAAAAAATTTACCTGAAATTTTTGAAAGTGTAAAAGATTTTTGGAATACTGCATTACAATATGAAAGAAAGAATGCGAACATATATAGAGAATTTGAAATAACATTACCAAAAGAATTTAATAAAGAAAAAAATAAAGAAATTTTAGATAGATTTTTAGATAAAACTTTTGGTAAAGATTATGTTTATAATTACTCAATACATAATCCAAATGGGAATCAACCACATGCTCATGTTATGTTTAATGAAAGAAAATTAGATGGAATAAAAAGAGAAAAAGAAAACTTTTTTAAAAGATATATTCCAGAATATCCTGAAAAAGGTGGAGCTAAAAAAAATTCAGAATTAAAGAATAAAACTTATTTAAAAAATATAAGAAAAAACTGGGAAGAACATTTAAATTTATATTTAGAATCTTCTGGAATAGAGAAAATTTCAAGTAAAACTTTAAAGAAGCAAAGAGAAGAATCAATTAATGAGGGTAATTTAATAAAAGCTGAAATATTAGATAGAGAACCTGTTCATTTCAAGCAAAATTTAAAATATAAAAAGAAAAAAAATAAAGATGCTTATGATCTATATGAAAGAATAAAAAGAGATGAATATATAAAAGAAAAACAAATAAAAGATGAAGCTGATAGAGTATATAAAATTAATTTTTTAAATGAAAAATTTGAAGAAAAGAAAGAGGAATTTAAAAATTATTCTTTTGAAAAACTATTAGAAGAGAAAGAAAAAGTTGAAATAGATATATTTAAATTATCTAAAAAAATGTTAGATAAGACATTAGAATCTGAAGCATTAAATCAATTAACAAATGGGCAAAGTAATAAAAATAAAAATGAAAAAAATCATTTATTTAAGATGATAAAGAAAGATAAAAATAATAGAAATAAATACAAAAAAAGAATCAATGAAATTAATAAAGAAATGGATACATATAAAGATATTTTTAAAGAAAAACTTATTGATCTGAAGTTAAAACTTAAAGCTAAATATATGAAACCATTTAAATATAAAATGATAGAAAAAGGGATTGTTGATGAGCTTTTTATGCAGAGATTAAAACAAGAAAAGTATAAAAATCAAGACAATATAAATTTATATAAAGCATATTTTGAAAGAAAAAATTTAAGAGATGAAAAGCTAAAAGAATTAAAAAAAATTGAAAGTAATAAACAAGAAATCAAAAAATTTGTTAAATCAAAAGATTATAAATCAGCAAAATATTTTCAGAGTATAAATTCAAATTTATATAAAAATATAAGATCACTTGATAGAATTTCTAAAAAATTTAATAGAGATATAAGAGTACAACATCAAATTTTAAAACATGGTGAATTTATACTTGATGAATATAAAAATATTTTAGAAAATGAAGAATTAGAAATAGAAAGAGAGAGATAA
- a CDS encoding type IV secretion system protein, with protein MKESRLSKMGKKFIVEENKSSRNREKLGLGIERYIALAESLNTWKRAFIGMTFLALLLGGVSTFLFINKAETKSYLIKVNDSGELVGTEKLSDQITKVGNREIEYFMKKFIKDTRTITLDKKVFDKTMKEANYFLNKETQSKLISILSTEKVYSFFELGKTRDVEIISFIKIPEAENTYQIRWREKEFESNGDLSKRKNLNAIVKIKNFNPNSEQIILNPFGIVIVDFNMQVEN; from the coding sequence ATGAAGGAAAGTAGATTAAGTAAAATGGGTAAAAAATTTATTGTTGAAGAAAATAAAAGTTCAAGAAATAGAGAAAAGTTAGGATTAGGAATTGAAAGATATATTGCACTTGCTGAATCATTAAATACTTGGAAAAGAGCTTTTATAGGAATGACATTTTTAGCATTATTACTTGGTGGTGTGTCTACATTTTTATTCATTAATAAAGCAGAAACAAAAAGTTATTTAATAAAAGTAAATGATTCAGGAGAATTAGTTGGAACTGAAAAATTAAGTGATCAAATTACAAAAGTTGGGAATAGAGAAATAGAATATTTTATGAAAAAATTTATTAAAGATACAAGAACAATTACACTTGATAAAAAAGTCTTTGATAAGACGATGAAGGAAGCTAATTATTTCTTAAATAAAGAAACACAATCAAAATTAATTTCGATTTTAAGTACAGAAAAAGTTTATTCATTTTTTGAATTAGGTAAGACAAGAGATGTAGAAATTATTTCATTTATCAAAATACCAGAAGCTGAAAATACATATCAGATTAGATGGAGAGAAAAAGAATTTGAATCTAATGGTGATTTATCAAAAAGAAAAAATCTTAACGCTATAGTAAAAATTAAAAATTTCAATCCAAATTCAGAACAAATAATTTTAAATCCATTTGGAATAGTAATAGTTGATTTCAATATGCAGGTGGAAAACTAA
- a CDS encoding TrbG/VirB9 family P-type conjugative transfer protein: MKMSKVMGLFLLSTTILSYSKDTNKNISKLQKEVKKYEQNVNKLNNIENINDEEIQKILKDKLSIISGKAASIYAVSTEFNYFKSSIYQVYTKPNFTTVLKLNADENLVYVGGGDTENWQIDETSGGNDGATFLFVKPLNKGLKTNLNIITDKRSYFIVLESTETDFNPYIQWKYPYENNMSHIKKIIEKKENQEITLGKSDEIKFGFKYDKNHKLAPEQVFTDAEKTILVLNDKLQEAPVVYVYGEDNVLSLVNYRMIGNKIIIDKVVNKFQLVLGNEKLDVIR; this comes from the coding sequence ATGAAAATGTCAAAAGTTATGGGATTATTTTTATTAAGTACAACAATTTTATCTTATTCAAAAGATACAAACAAAAATATTTCTAAATTACAAAAAGAAGTAAAAAAATATGAACAAAATGTTAATAAATTAAATAATATAGAAAACATAAATGATGAAGAAATACAAAAAATATTAAAAGATAAATTATCAATTATTTCTGGAAAAGCTGCATCAATTTATGCAGTATCAACTGAATTTAATTATTTCAAATCTTCCATTTATCAAGTTTATACTAAACCAAATTTCACTACAGTTTTAAAATTAAATGCTGATGAAAATTTAGTTTATGTTGGTGGTGGAGATACAGAAAATTGGCAAATAGATGAAACATCTGGTGGTAATGATGGAGCAACATTCTTATTTGTTAAACCACTAAATAAAGGATTAAAGACTAACTTAAATATTATAACTGATAAGAGATCATACTTTATAGTTTTAGAATCAACTGAAACTGATTTTAATCCATATATTCAATGGAAATATCCATATGAAAACAACATGTCACATATTAAAAAAATAATTGAGAAAAAAGAAAATCAAGAAATTACTTTAGGTAAGAGTGATGAAATAAAATTTGGATTTAAATATGATAAAAATCATAAGTTAGCACCAGAACAAGTATTCACTGATGCTGAAAAAACAATATTAGTTTTAAATGATAAATTACAAGAAGCACCAGTTGTTTATGTTTATGGAGAAGATAATGTATTAAGTTTAGTAAACTATAGAATGATTGGAAATAAAATAATAATAGATAAGGTAGTAAATAAATTTCAATTAGTATTAGGTAATGAAAAATTAGATGTAATCAGATAA